From the Lactuca sativa cultivar Salinas chromosome 9, Lsat_Salinas_v11, whole genome shotgun sequence genome, the window TAACGCCCTGTTCTGAATCGTTTCCTAAAGCGGGGTGGTGACCCGAAGATCTGGTATTATCAGGCTTGGGGCCATTGAGGGAATGtgatttagacccatttgggtgtgagttatgtaatttggatgatccgGGAGCTCGATTTGTGTTTTGGAgacaaggggtattttggtaaagtgtCAATTCGGGCTTTatggaaattgtattttttttgggaatttttaaggcaagtatgagttgatagaagtgtagagcttcttgttacctcttcgtggatataaggatcgttggaaacagacttataacgaagaagttatgatcttcaGAAGATTGTAGGGCTTAAGGCTAACCCTAGACAAGGGGCGTACATAGGGAGTATGCGGGGCATATTAGTGCTAAGGccaatacgttgggcgtacattggTGTACACTGAGTGTACTAAGCATATGGATTGCGACACTTGAGAGGAGTATGGTAAGCGTAATgggagtacgtagggcgtactccaaATTCATTTAAACCCTAAATGACGGTGTTGGACCATATTTAAGCTCATTATCTCTTCACCAAACCTTCataccttcagcctccatcccttttTAACCCTAGATTCAATCCCTAAGTACATTGTGGTGATTTTGAGCTTGGACGGTGATttgtgggtgttttgtggtgaagaagaagaagtggaacACTTGGAGGAATggcttgagcttgtagatccaagagTATCTTCCCATTTGCAAtctttctaaggtaaaaagcttATACCTTGATGATAATTTTgtttggatctactttgtggtgTTTCTTTGGTATTTTTGAGTCCCTTGAAGTAAATgtgagcttttgatctactccTGAAGTGGTGGATGTTAGATCAAAGCTCCAATAAGGTCctttgttcataaaaatgaaaactttatgGGATTTTTTGGTCCATGCAAGTATTAAGACCCTTATTAAGTTCCTTTTTAAGTGTTGAGTCCCATTAAGGCACGTATGTgagtaaatttggcaactttattgGTGAAGACCTTGTCTAGGGACCATATCTATGTTTTGGACATCTTGGCTTAACCTATTAAGAGCTAAATGTGGGTTTTGGACTCTTgacgagtatgttgggcgtacgagaAGGTACGCTCAGTGTAATGCTAGGTTGTGCATCAGGTACTTGTACTTTGTGCATCATGGTCGAGCATGCAGGACGTACTCCCCTATTCTGCAATATTGGTCCTTTTTTAgtatgggccttgttgggccattgggATTCTGTTTTTGTGCCATGGTTAGGCTGAGGACTTTCTTGGTAATGGTCCCATGAGAGTTTTTAGccccaattaggaagttgggccatattgggcttgggttgcCATCTTAGGACTTTGGTGTAGTTGGGATGGGACTTGGTTTTGGGTCAAatgaggaaagggtaaaatgataTTTTACCCTTTATGAAGTTAGTTTATGGAGTGGGACTTGAAATTTGGGTTTCGGGTTGATTATTGATTGAGTTTTGTATTTAATGTTAGTTGGTGCGAAGTCATCCAGTTCAACGACCCGAGCAGTCATTGTTTATCATcggattgaggtgagtttcctcactgtgtttagtgggtcgaaggcaccaatgtaggcccatggtttatatgttaggatgctagatgtctgcgtgactcttgcaaGTGTTATGCAATGGTATGCTTATCGGGAACGACTCGATGCCAGGGGGCCTgatgagtatattgtatgctagttatcagtatgtgttttatgcttaccgggcgaggcccgatgctgGGCGGGGCTCGATGACTGTATGGTATGGTATAGTCTTTGTGATCATCGCATGTTTTTGTATGGTTATATATTTATATGCTTAGATATGTATCGGGCAGGGCCCAGTGTCAGGCGGGGCCTGGGGATTGACATATCAGTATAGAGAGCGAGGCTCGATGTAGGGCGGGGCTCGTTAAagggcgggggcccagtatatgaatattatgtgtggtatgtggtattttgggtaactcactaagtttgtgcttacgattttgtggttctgatttcaggtacttccggttcggaAGGGAATGACCCGACTCAAGGTTGTTCCAAACATAATTTGGGCCCAGGGTGAGAATGAAAAAAGGCCCCTATAATACATAAAttcatcaacatttttataataactcattaattGAAAATAATTATCTGTACTAGCATCTTAATATAACATTTTCCgtaacaaaaatacaaaaatttaaagaaaaatacTTCTTCTAGCTTTTTGAGATGCAAAATCATTAATAatatcttcaagatcaatcttgTCTAGCATGTCCTTCTCTATACATAGAATTGCCAAGTCGTTCAACCTTTCTTGTGACATCGATGACCTTAAGTAATTCTTCAAtaacttcaactttgaaaaattcCTCTCTGCAGATGCAACAGTTACAGGAATAGTTAATAAGATTCTATATGCAATAAAAACATTTGGGTAACAATCCTCGACTTTAACAAATTCTAAAATTTCAACTGCAGATTTAATATCATTAGGAAGAGtcttttgcaaaaattttaattCTGTAAAAAGATCATTTGAATCCACATCAGAAAAAATGTCATTAGAAAAAGTATTTGCGAGCTTTATACAACACTCTCTAAGCTTATTTTCATCTAATGACTTTAAAATCTTTGAATCAGATAAAAATCCAAATATACTTTCAAAATGTTTTAATTGTTCAAATCTAGTATTTAGTGAAACAATTGCAACATCCACAACAACATAAAAGTAATTAATCTTAAAATACTCTTCTAGTGATTgtatttcttcttcttcaatatcACTTTCATCAAAAAATTTCTTTCTAGTGACATTACGCCTATATGGAAATGTAGGTTCAACACCCATTTCTAAAGCAATTGTTTTAGCAATATTTATGCTTGAAACAAACCCTTCATTTCTAAATTTCTTAAAAAATGTGATTACATTTTGTAATTGGTTAATAGCGACATCAATACAAATAGATTTAGATTGCACTTTTTTACTTACCatattaatagaaaataaaatttcataccaaATAACCGTACTAAGTAAAAATTCAAAACTCTTAATAGCTTTAACTAAAATTTTGGCTTCACTTTTTAATTTTGGGTCATCAAATGATTTAGCCAATTCTAGCAAAGCTAATCGTATTTGAGGAGCTTGGAATCTAATAGCTTTAACACTTTTAATTCTACTTTCCCAACGAGTATTAGATAAAGACTTTATAGTTAAAGTTGGAACATTATCTAATAATACTTTCCATCTTTTAATAGAACTAGAAAATAATGAATATAAGCGTTGAACAATACCAAAAAAAGAAACAACTTTACCACAAGAAAGTGCCATGTCACAAACGGTAAGGTTTAGACTATGACAAGCACATGGCATATATAAAGTTATAGGATTAATTTCAAGAAATCGTTGTTGAACCCCATGGTGTTTTCCTTTCATGTTATACCATTATCATAACCTTGCCTCTTTACATCATTCACATCAAGATCTAACAATTTAATGCatctaataactcattaaaaagtcCCAAACCAGAAGTATCatcaactttttaaaattctaaaaaatATTCATCAACTTGTATTTTGTTAGAAGACAAATTTACACATCTTATAATTAAAGTCATTTGATCTCGATGACTCACATCTGGAGTACAATCAAgaattatagaaaaatattttgtctctttaattattttaataactATGTGGCCTAAAAGAGAAATAAGTTCATTTTGAATTTGGGGCCAAGATAATGATAATGAATTTCTTGATTTTCTATACGTCTAACATGATCGTGCATTATACCATCGAATTCTACCATCATTTGTATTGCTCCCAAAAAGTTACCATTACTATCTTCATAAAGTTTAGAGTTAGAACCACGAAAAGCCAAATTATATTTAGACAAACATTTCACAGCAGCAATTATTCTTCTTAAAACTTGTCTCCAACGCTCTTTTTCCTTTAAAATTTCTTGTTGTCAATCTTTATCAATAGTAAGGTTTTTATTCAATCGTTGTTTTGCTTCATTGCAATAACTCATACAACTCAGATGTTCATTACTACTTTCATGTTCTTTAAATCGAACACTAAGATGTTTCCAATCATTCTATCCTTCAATTGCTaaaaaaaaacctttttgatTAGTAGATTTAAAAAGTTTACAATAAAAACAAAACACTTTATCCAAAAACTTTGAGTAAACTAGCCAGTTCCGATCTCGTGTCTCACCATTATTTATTTTTTGGGTATAAAAAACATAAGAGAAATGTCTAAATAGTTTATCCTTTGGAAACACAAGATTCATTTCCCTTATTGGCTCCTTTTCAATTAGAATATCTCTTGTTTTATTATCAAGAACATTCCAATTTCTAGGGTCATAAATATCTAAAGGATTATTAAAATTTGTATCATCACAATCATTAAACACATCTGTATCATCGCGTTCATTTGACACATTAGTATTATCACGTTCATTTGATACATTAGTACCATCACAATCATTTGACACATTAGTATCATCATGTTCATTTGACACATTAGTATCATCACAATCATTTGGGCCGCTAATATGGAGTTTGAATGGAGTTTTGTTGGGCTTATACATTAAGAATGTTTATACTTATATGATCCATaaataattcatatatatatatatatatatatatatatatatatatatatatatatatatatatatatatatataacaaatccTATAAAAATTTTGGCCCCCCTGAAAATATGGGCCCTAGAAGGTTGCCCCTATCGCCCACCCTCTGGGACGGGCCTAAcccgacttgatcgcaacgcatccacctatgtttccgcattatgatgattttgacattgtactctgataactgttttcTTATAAAGAGCTTTTGAATATTTGGAAAAATGATACTAAATGTTGACTCAGAGATAATTAATGTTTatgttaaattaaaaatgaaaattttacctcataatttttgggtcgtttcaacgAAGGTATATAGATACTTCAGGTTTTGTATTTTGTTAAGTAAGCACAAAAACATGCATTATATGAGATATTTATCTAGATGAAGTTCAAACATAACAAATTTAGAACATCCTTCAATTGAAAATTGTGTAAGTCTTTTCCAATCCGATCTTTAATTActttaaatatgttattatagtAGGAATCAGGAACACGAATCAATTATAGTTGAAAACAATTCCAAACTCCATAATCACTAGCACACCAAGCATAACAACTGATACCCAGAGATTATAATATCACaacattaaaaaataaacaataatCCGTAAAACTATACAAAATAAACTACAACTTATATAATCCAAAACAATTTTAAATGTTATAATTTCATAGAATTTTTAAAGCACATACCAAGCACACCAACCATACATGCTATTAACTTCAAACTCTTTAACCTATTTAACACATATAAACCAAATCCCTTACATTTTTCTCtcaaaacatcatcatcatcatctaaaTAACACCAAGTAAGCCCTTTTGCCAAAATCTAAACCCCCATACACCTatatgaaaatggattaaccaGGCACCTAAAAAATTCTTCTACTTTTTCACATATAATTCCCTGTAAAAAATAAGATCACACAAAATCATACCAAAATCAAGTATAAAATCAGACCAACATAATATATCAAGCAAGAATTGCACCAAATTCAGACCAAAATCAAATTTCAAGCAAGAATCACACCAAAGTCAGACGAAAATCATATTTCAAGCATATAATCAGACCAAATATGATTTCAACAAAGGATGTGACTTGCaatttctgttggattaggtgtctaagcccataactattttggtatgtacttgacccgattgtgagcatggtcctttcgggttgccttcaccatagcaactgataggatgaactaCGGAGAAAGAGGAttacttattatttattaatatattatatgaataatatattaaaagaggaatcatattgtttaattaatattactcaagaattaataagaattaattttgtggctaaaagatattagttaaataaaggggactagaacagtcaattgtgtgatagttgaatattaggctaatggactccatagaagttggagtggacggAATCTATGGGGAAtaccattagaattcgtccaaggcttctaaggagggagtacatgggctacttagggcctaagcagtcaaattagggtttcctagttgaaaaccctaatagcctactgtcacaccccaaaaccaagaacgacggaaacattatggggcggaggacgtcatgtataatatcacaacacataaatatagtaaacaagcaaacaacatcatccattgcattaataatgtattttaatacaagtgtgttctgtacagttatagacaccaaaaatatgaatcaaaataaaatatgagtcttgtaaatgctccatcttctcaaaagttggcatcggtatctgtctactgatgacctgataatacaagttattttgaaagagtttatcaacattaaagctggtgagttcatgagtattttagtgtcatgttttgtatgaaaatgtttgtaagtgttcgaATGTAAGAGTAcgtaaaatgtttgtaagtgtttgtttgtatttcctagaaaaccctatattttccatttaaaagcagccttctaccaaggcatcaagtgtaatgtatgtttgttcattgtaaaagtgtgtacctttcccaaatgtgactattattagtaaatatagtttttacattactctTTATGTGAGGAGATCACAAAGTATATGCAAAGGGAAAATAATGAAGTATTGtagtataataatattataactactattgtactaactaccttaaaccaaattATTGCTTCGACTCATATTCCCCAAAAAGTGGATCCCGCTCTAATAGCTCCGAATAAATTAAATACGTGCATTAAGATATGAAGGCTTCTTATTCCactgttaattaaggtataatgtgatgtaattgtaaccatacttgatcgacctagtgaaacacgacgctcgaagacgtcgagatgttatgacattcatcactcgaagacctgcaggtcccactgtagctagcaacaaggtgtaggacggttagtccagtatagatctatacacgaattcacgctctccctt encodes:
- the LOC111901644 gene encoding uncharacterized protein LOC111901644; protein product: MVSKKVQSKSICIDVAINQLQNVITFFKKFRNEGFVSSINIAKTIALEMGVEPTFPYRRNVTRKKFFDESDIEEEEIQSLEEYFKINYFYVVVDVAIVSLNTRFEQLKHFESIFGFLSDSKILKSLDENKLRECCIKLANTFSNDIFSDVDSNDLFTELKFLQKTLPNDIKSAVEILEFVKVEDCYPNVFIAYRILLTIPVTVASAERNFSKLKLLKNYLRSSMSQERLNDLAILCIEKDMLDKIDLEDIINDFASQKARRSIFL